In a genomic window of Vibrio marisflavi CECT 7928:
- a CDS encoding substrate-binding periplasmic protein: MQWLRIDVIKGLIYVLMLVSTIVGAEENKFSDLVFYTEDYPPSNYSEDKVVKGYAVDILVASAKAVGQEIKPNQITISPWSFAYKETLTNPNAVLFATTRTGHRENLFNWVGPIADVKLVLIAKKDSHIKITDPIDIAQYTIGVVRDDIGEQKLLSLGVPRASMREAPYITRLVQLLVKNRIDLLAFSERGLYWWAAKHGVDASEFETVYTLNRGYLYYALNKSIGPEVASELQKGINRIKSTKGENGISLYQSILDKYQ, from the coding sequence ATGCAGTGGTTGCGCATCGATGTAATAAAAGGACTGATATATGTATTGATGTTAGTGAGTACTATCGTTGGTGCTGAGGAAAATAAATTCTCCGATTTGGTTTTTTATACCGAAGACTATCCTCCTTCAAATTATTCAGAAGATAAAGTGGTTAAGGGGTATGCCGTTGATATATTGGTGGCTTCAGCCAAAGCTGTTGGGCAAGAAATTAAGCCGAACCAAATCACTATTTCACCGTGGTCATTTGCTTACAAGGAAACATTAACCAACCCAAATGCTGTGCTGTTTGCCACTACGAGAACAGGTCATCGTGAAAACTTGTTCAATTGGGTTGGGCCAATTGCTGACGTTAAACTTGTACTTATCGCCAAGAAAGACTCGCACATCAAGATAACGGATCCTATTGATATCGCACAATATACAATCGGCGTTGTTAGAGATGATATCGGTGAACAAAAGCTGCTCTCATTGGGCGTGCCAAGGGCATCAATGAGAGAAGCGCCATACATCACGCGCTTAGTTCAGTTATTGGTAAAGAATAGAATTGATTTGCTAGCGTTTTCAGAAAGAGGCCTTTACTGGTGGGCAGCGAAACATGGAGTAGACGCAAGCGAGTTTGAAACAGTCTATACCTTAAATAGGGGTTATTTGTATTACGCGCTTAATAAATCTATTGGCCCAGAGGTTGCGAGTGAATTGCAAAAAGGGATTAATAGAATAAAATCAACCAAAGGTGAAAATGGTATTTCACTATATCAAAGCATATTAGATAAATACCAATAA
- a CDS encoding O-acetyl-ADP-ribose deacetylase, with the protein MAIKLLCGDITQANVDAIVNAANPSLLGGGGVDGAIHEAAGPELLTACLEIKESHGMRCPFGEAKITPAGKLSTQYVIHTVGPIYMRSNTPQKTLLSAYRNSLNLALHHKCQSIAFPAISCGVYGYPILEAAQIALTECSRAKYSELTIEFYLFDKHMFEAWSQVAQSLENTG; encoded by the coding sequence ATGGCGATAAAGTTATTGTGTGGCGACATCACACAAGCAAATGTCGATGCGATTGTGAATGCAGCCAATCCAAGCTTGCTTGGAGGTGGCGGTGTAGATGGCGCGATTCATGAAGCCGCTGGCCCTGAATTGCTTACCGCATGCCTCGAAATTAAAGAAAGTCATGGAATGCGCTGCCCTTTTGGCGAAGCGAAAATCACACCCGCAGGCAAGCTCAGTACTCAGTATGTCATTCATACCGTCGGCCCAATTTATATGCGCTCAAACACACCACAGAAAACTCTTCTCTCCGCTTACCGGAACTCACTTAACCTTGCTCTTCATCACAAGTGCCAAAGTATCGCCTTTCCTGCAATATCTTGTGGCGTGTACGGCTACCCCATTTTAGAAGCAGCACAAATCGCTTTAACTGAATGTTCCCGCGCAAAGTATTCAGAGTTAACGATAGAATTCTATCTATTTGATAAACATATGTTTGAAGCTTGGAGTCAAGTTGCTCAATCACTTGAGAACACTGGTTAA
- a CDS encoding glycoside hydrolase family 1 protein, producing the protein MKYQFPQNFYWGSAASATQTEGEAFQAGKGTNIWDHWYQQEPNRFHNGVSATEASTFYRNYQSDIQLMKDIGHNSFRTSISWSRLIPNGVGEVNREAVEFYSNVIDEQIKQGVQPFICLFHFDMPMAMQEIGGFENREVLDAYANFAETCFKLYGDRVKHWFTFNEPIVPVEGGYLYDFHYPNVVDFKRASTVAFHTMLAHAKAVEKYRALDQDGQIGIILNLTPSYPRSQNPADLKAANICDLMFNRSFLDPAVKGEYPQELVELLKQHDQMPVVEVGDCELIAKGKIDLLGVNYYQPRRVKARENAVHPEAPFMPEHFFDYYEMPGRKMNPHRGWEIYEKGVYDILTNLKDNYGNVPCYISENGMGVEGEEKFLVDGQIQDDYRIDFIKGHLKWLHKGIEEGANCLGYHLWTFIDNWSWCNAYKNRYGFYQLDLKTQKRSVKKSGEWYAGVSKANGFED; encoded by the coding sequence ATGAAGTATCAATTTCCACAAAACTTCTATTGGGGCAGTGCAGCTTCCGCGACGCAAACTGAAGGTGAGGCTTTTCAAGCTGGTAAAGGAACCAATATTTGGGATCATTGGTATCAACAAGAGCCTAATCGCTTCCATAATGGTGTGTCTGCAACGGAAGCTTCAACTTTCTATAGGAATTACCAATCTGACATCCAGTTGATGAAAGATATCGGCCATAACAGCTTCCGAACTTCTATTTCTTGGTCTCGCTTGATTCCAAATGGTGTAGGAGAAGTGAATCGAGAAGCAGTCGAGTTTTATTCGAATGTTATTGATGAACAAATCAAGCAGGGAGTCCAACCGTTTATTTGCTTATTCCACTTCGATATGCCGATGGCAATGCAGGAAATAGGCGGCTTTGAAAACAGAGAAGTACTAGATGCGTACGCTAACTTTGCTGAAACTTGCTTTAAGCTGTACGGTGATCGCGTAAAGCATTGGTTCACGTTCAATGAGCCAATTGTCCCTGTAGAAGGTGGTTATCTGTATGATTTCCACTACCCAAATGTTGTGGATTTTAAGCGTGCGTCGACGGTAGCTTTCCACACAATGCTTGCTCACGCGAAAGCGGTCGAGAAATATCGCGCTTTGGATCAAGATGGTCAGATTGGCATCATTCTTAACTTAACGCCTTCGTATCCTCGTTCACAAAACCCGGCTGATTTGAAGGCTGCCAATATTTGCGACTTGATGTTTAATCGTAGCTTCCTAGACCCTGCAGTGAAGGGTGAATACCCTCAGGAATTGGTCGAGCTACTGAAGCAACACGATCAAATGCCAGTCGTGGAAGTCGGCGATTGCGAACTAATTGCGAAAGGCAAAATTGATTTGCTTGGTGTTAATTACTATCAGCCTCGCCGCGTAAAAGCGAGAGAGAATGCTGTGCATCCGGAAGCTCCGTTTATGCCTGAACATTTCTTTGATTATTACGAAATGCCCGGACGTAAGATGAACCCTCACCGCGGTTGGGAGATATATGAAAAGGGTGTCTACGATATCTTAACTAACCTTAAAGATAACTATGGCAATGTCCCTTGCTATATTTCAGAGAATGGAATGGGTGTTGAAGGCGAAGAGAAATTCTTGGTTGATGGCCAAATACAAGATGACTACAGAATTGACTTTATTAAAGGGCATCTGAAGTGGCTTCATAAAGGCATAGAAGAAGGTGCAAACTGTTTGGGCTACCACCTATGGACGTTTATCGATAACTGGTCTTGGTGTAATGCTTACAAGAATCGCTATGGTTTCTATCAGCTAGATTTGAAAACTCAGAAAAGAAGCGTGAAGAAAAGTGGTGAATGGTACGCGGGCGTATCCAAAGCAAATGGTTTTGAAGACTAA
- a CDS encoding PTS sugar transporter subunit IIB: MKKIMLCCSAGMSTSLLVKKMEAVAKERGIDAEIKAYGASEFSNQVGNYQVVLLGPQVKYMQSDLQKQADKFGIKVEPINMMDYGMQKGDKVLDFALELID, translated from the coding sequence ATGAAAAAAATTATGCTTTGCTGTTCGGCGGGAATGTCGACCTCATTACTGGTAAAAAAAATGGAAGCTGTGGCTAAAGAGCGTGGTATCGACGCGGAAATTAAAGCTTATGGAGCCTCAGAATTTAGTAACCAAGTAGGTAACTATCAAGTTGTGTTACTTGGTCCTCAAGTGAAGTACATGCAGTCTGACTTGCAGAAACAAGCCGATAAATTTGGTATCAAAGTTGAGCCTATCAATATGATGGATTACGGCATGCAAAAGGGCGACAAAGTTTTAGATTTTGCTTTGGAATTAATTGATTAG
- a CDS encoding PTS lactose/cellobiose transporter subunit IIA, whose protein sequence is MDLEEQVMGIIINAGQSKSLCYEALRCAKQGQFEEAEGLLKEAQEFANQAHLVQTQLIEQDEGEGKTKMTLIMVHAQDHLMTSMLAKELVTELIDVHKKIAK, encoded by the coding sequence ATGGATTTAGAAGAGCAAGTAATGGGCATCATTATCAATGCCGGTCAGTCAAAAAGCTTGTGCTATGAAGCCTTAAGGTGTGCAAAGCAAGGCCAATTTGAAGAAGCTGAGGGTTTGCTTAAAGAAGCACAAGAGTTTGCCAATCAAGCTCACCTTGTTCAAACACAGCTGATTGAGCAGGATGAAGGTGAGGGCAAGACCAAGATGACACTAATCATGGTGCATGCTCAAGATCATCTTATGACTTCCATGTTAGCGAAAGAGCTGGTGACTGAATTAATAGATGTTCACAAGAAAATAGCTAAGTAA
- a CDS encoding LacI family DNA-binding transcriptional regulator, whose product MATITDVSKLAKVSKATVSRVMSGSRGVKEASRDAVLKAAEELNYRPNVAAQSLATQRSDYIGVILSTTDAGQVSTYLPLFAKSLKQLGKHMLVNFADTPSEYLRIVDELNNRHCDAIIAIGGNLPSTLDDNIITIDSGTSSDHRAIGYDYSFASESACRYLSSKGHSSIAVVLEDEGYASQQVLDGYKTSLQNMAMPVNRQLIVTASNGAEQAILSLLNSYSSFTALVVMRDSQAAIAMKLLKDFNLSTPQEVSIVSLEDSALASQLTPPLTCISYPSEKLVNEAIAELSDYLNARPVNSKPLLSGNLVTRDSVVSRK is encoded by the coding sequence ATGGCAACCATTACTGATGTATCTAAGCTTGCAAAAGTTTCAAAAGCCACTGTTTCTCGAGTAATGAGTGGTAGCCGCGGTGTGAAAGAGGCAAGTCGCGATGCAGTGCTAAAAGCAGCCGAAGAACTAAATTATAGACCCAACGTAGCCGCGCAGAGCCTTGCCACGCAGCGCTCAGACTATATCGGTGTGATTTTATCCACCACTGATGCTGGTCAAGTTTCTACGTATTTACCTCTGTTTGCCAAATCGCTAAAACAGTTGGGTAAGCATATGCTGGTTAATTTTGCTGACACACCTAGTGAATATTTAAGAATTGTCGACGAGTTAAATAATCGTCATTGCGATGCAATTATTGCAATTGGAGGAAATCTCCCCAGCACATTGGACGACAATATTATCACTATAGATAGTGGAACCAGTAGCGATCACAGAGCGATTGGTTATGACTACAGCTTCGCCAGCGAGAGTGCTTGTCGTTATTTATCGAGCAAAGGACACTCAAGTATCGCTGTTGTTTTAGAAGATGAAGGCTACGCATCCCAACAGGTTCTAGATGGTTATAAGACGTCCTTGCAGAATATGGCTATGCCAGTTAATCGTCAGCTTATCGTCACTGCTTCTAATGGAGCAGAACAGGCGATATTGTCTCTATTAAATAGTTACTCGTCGTTCACAGCCCTAGTAGTAATGAGAGATAGCCAAGCTGCAATTGCGATGAAGTTACTTAAAGACTTCAATCTGTCTACTCCACAAGAAGTGTCCATTGTTTCGTTAGAAGATTCAGCTTTGGCCAGTCAACTGACTCCACCTTTAACCTGTATAAGTTATCCATCAGAGAAGCTGGTGAATGAAGCGATTGCAGAGTTAAGTGATTATTTGAATGCTAGACCTGTGAACTCAAAACCGCTGCTATCAGGAAACCTTGTCACAAGAGACTCGGTGGTGAGTCGTAAATAA
- a CDS encoding PTS sugar transporter subunit IIC: MSALYDKMVNVIERKVTPIAGKLGQQKYITSIRDGFIAALPFMIVGSFMLVFIFPPFSSDTTWGFARAWLDFSEAYREQLMLPFNLSMGVMTIFISVGISASLAKHHDLEPVTAGLLSLMSFLLVAAPLKDGAISMQYMSGQGIFTAIICAIYSTEVYAFLKRKNVTIKLPPEVPTGVARSFEILIPVLAIIMTLHPLNLFIEAETGMILPAAIMSLLQPLVSASDTLPAVLLAVLVCQILWFAGIHGALIVTGIMNPFWMANLSANQAAMAAGEAIPHIFVQGFWDHYLLIGGVGSTLPLAILLVRSKAVHLRTIGKMGIVPGFFNINEPILFGAPIIMNPMFFLPFIFVPMINATLAWFATDLGLLERVVSLTPWTTPGPIGASWAANWSFAPVVMCLICMVTAAIMYLPFLKAYEKQLLEQEQLEAKEESQAAPVTA, encoded by the coding sequence ATGAGTGCTTTGTACGATAAAATGGTCAACGTGATTGAGCGTAAAGTAACGCCAATTGCAGGAAAACTTGGCCAACAAAAATACATTACCTCAATTCGCGATGGGTTTATAGCAGCACTACCATTCATGATTGTCGGATCATTTATGTTAGTGTTTATATTCCCTCCATTTTCATCCGATACAACATGGGGTTTTGCACGTGCGTGGCTAGACTTCTCAGAGGCTTACCGTGAGCAACTAATGTTGCCATTCAATTTGAGTATGGGCGTGATGACTATATTCATATCTGTTGGTATCTCGGCAAGCTTGGCAAAGCATCATGATTTGGAACCAGTAACAGCTGGACTGCTTTCTCTCATGTCATTCCTATTGGTTGCTGCCCCACTCAAAGACGGCGCTATTTCAATGCAGTACATGTCTGGGCAGGGCATCTTTACTGCTATTATCTGTGCGATTTACTCGACTGAAGTTTACGCTTTCTTAAAGCGCAAGAATGTTACGATTAAGCTGCCACCAGAAGTGCCAACGGGTGTGGCTCGTTCATTTGAGATATTAATCCCGGTATTGGCTATCATCATGACACTTCACCCACTGAATCTATTTATTGAAGCGGAAACAGGAATGATTTTGCCTGCTGCAATAATGTCACTGTTACAACCTTTGGTATCTGCTTCTGACACATTGCCTGCTGTACTGCTAGCTGTGCTAGTTTGCCAAATATTATGGTTTGCGGGTATTCATGGAGCGCTTATTGTAACCGGAATCATGAACCCTTTTTGGATGGCGAACCTGTCAGCCAACCAAGCGGCCATGGCTGCAGGTGAAGCGATACCACACATCTTCGTTCAGGGCTTTTGGGATCACTATCTTCTTATCGGTGGAGTAGGGTCTACGCTTCCACTGGCTATTTTGTTAGTGCGCAGCAAAGCGGTTCACTTACGTACCATTGGTAAAATGGGTATCGTTCCGGGCTTTTTTAATATCAACGAGCCGATTCTGTTTGGTGCGCCAATTATCATGAACCCAATGTTCTTCCTACCGTTCATTTTTGTTCCGATGATTAACGCAACGCTGGCGTGGTTTGCAACAGATTTAGGGTTACTTGAGCGGGTGGTTTCTTTGACTCCTTGGACAACACCGGGGCCTATCGGAGCTTCCTGGGCTGCTAACTGGTCATTCGCTCCTGTCGTAATGTGCTTAATTTGTATGGTTACAGCAGCGATTATGTACCTACCTTTCCTTAAGGCTTATGAAAAACAATTGCTTGAACAAGAGCAGTTGGAAGCTAAGGAAGAATCTCAAGCAGCACCAGTTACAGCTTAG
- a CDS encoding DUF924 family protein: MYENVLNFWFNELKPNQWFANENDLDDLIRTRFSSLLSQAGKCELFEWRKTARGRLAEIIVLDQFSRNIYRGQSQSFSQDPLALALAQEAVALGADLELNPTERTFLYMPFMHSESPHIHEEAMRLFEKLGNQTNLDFEVKHKIIIDRFGRYPHRNEILSRTSTEEEIEFLKQPDSGF; the protein is encoded by the coding sequence ATGTATGAAAATGTTTTAAATTTTTGGTTCAACGAGCTAAAGCCAAATCAGTGGTTTGCTAACGAGAACGATCTCGACGATTTGATACGGACACGGTTTTCGTCTCTACTGTCACAAGCGGGAAAGTGTGAACTTTTTGAGTGGCGGAAAACTGCTCGAGGCCGTTTAGCTGAGATTATTGTATTGGACCAGTTTTCCCGCAATATATATCGAGGACAAAGCCAATCTTTCTCACAAGACCCACTCGCACTTGCATTGGCACAAGAAGCGGTTGCTCTAGGTGCAGACTTGGAACTCAACCCTACCGAACGAACTTTTCTCTATATGCCTTTTATGCACAGTGAATCACCTCATATCCATGAAGAAGCTATGAGATTATTCGAAAAGTTAGGCAACCAAACTAATTTAGATTTTGAGGTAAAGCACAAAATCATCATTGACCGATTTGGCCGATACCCTCATCGCAATGAGATATTGAGTAGAACTAGTACTGAAGAAGAAATTGAGTTTCTCAAACAACCTGACTCTGGTTTTTAA
- a CDS encoding methyl-accepting chemotaxis protein, which translates to MLDRLKNASVAIQLKFVIALCLFFAFSGIAALVYNNAYSLLLDKTLASHQSKIEALAETIAGQFNAYLETAKVLDSAYKNGYLAGVYQEDYTVDFMGKSVQNLTQYGESLINDTKLVDSFTRDTGSVASLYAPIGSDWIVVSSSLKDPSGKRNLGAKLTPEHPGYKAISNGEEYYNNVTLFGKRYITYYAPIKSATGKIIAITFVGLPIEKATQDLFASLGNIKWGDTGYTIVVDNDENHRGYFLLHPDQSIRDKRIQDVTDSAGNKPFGRIFESQSGLIQYPYKYPGQNNSAEKYLVFTEVPGWNWKLLGGTFIEEVTKESATLLRLIIIAAAVVGITALVLLSIYLSKTLKPLETLNQFVQRLAKGEVSIEIPKGPNNTKNEITSLGNGIADMAQQLQELVAQISSTSDVVSEQSQSVATDAKFNLQQADSQQSKVERVVSSIDLMTSSAKSISEQVDTIVENVRLANKDSQSGLDMVENMSQGMSTLNENLAQSSDAIHQVESDSEGIQNVTKMIDEIAEQTNLLALNAAIEAARAGEQGRGFAVVADEVRTLAQRTQNSVKDVVTIIEQLKASTSSSVELMSQSQNNATEVVEKAQRVGEALKAIANQVHSISDQAETILTTSGEQASTAEEVAKDTQQISELNRKSRETIAQTANSAQDLEQQASDLKQKVGFFH; encoded by the coding sequence ATGTTGGATCGCTTAAAGAATGCAAGTGTTGCTATTCAATTGAAATTTGTCATCGCATTGTGTTTGTTTTTCGCTTTTTCGGGCATTGCAGCTCTAGTTTACAACAACGCATACTCTCTTCTATTAGACAAAACCTTAGCATCTCACCAATCAAAAATTGAGGCTTTAGCTGAAACTATAGCTGGGCAGTTCAATGCCTACCTAGAGACGGCAAAAGTACTCGATTCAGCTTATAAAAATGGCTATTTAGCGGGGGTATATCAAGAAGACTATACCGTCGATTTTATGGGAAAAAGTGTTCAAAACCTAACTCAGTATGGAGAAAGCTTAATAAACGACACTAAGCTGGTAGATAGCTTTACTCGCGATACTGGCTCAGTAGCCTCTCTGTACGCTCCCATTGGAAGTGATTGGATTGTGGTCTCATCATCACTCAAAGATCCGAGTGGCAAACGTAATCTGGGAGCAAAACTAACTCCTGAGCATCCTGGCTACAAAGCAATTAGTAATGGAGAAGAGTATTACAACAATGTCACTCTGTTTGGTAAGAGATACATCACCTACTACGCACCAATAAAAAGCGCGACCGGGAAAATTATTGCAATCACCTTTGTCGGCTTACCGATAGAGAAAGCGACTCAAGACTTATTCGCCTCTCTTGGCAACATCAAGTGGGGAGATACAGGATACACAATCGTTGTAGACAATGATGAAAATCATAGAGGCTACTTTTTACTGCACCCAGACCAAAGCATCCGCGACAAGCGTATCCAAGACGTCACTGACTCTGCAGGAAATAAACCATTTGGAAGAATTTTCGAGTCCCAAAGTGGGCTTATTCAATATCCATACAAGTACCCTGGGCAAAATAACAGTGCGGAGAAATATCTAGTATTTACCGAAGTGCCCGGCTGGAATTGGAAGTTGTTAGGCGGTACGTTTATAGAAGAAGTCACAAAAGAAAGTGCAACGCTATTGAGACTAATAATCATTGCTGCAGCAGTAGTTGGTATAACTGCCTTGGTTCTTCTCTCTATTTATCTAAGTAAAACATTGAAACCTCTAGAAACACTCAATCAATTTGTCCAGAGGCTAGCGAAAGGAGAAGTGAGCATAGAGATACCTAAAGGGCCTAACAATACTAAAAACGAAATCACGAGCCTTGGAAACGGTATTGCCGATATGGCACAACAGTTACAAGAACTTGTTGCACAAATTTCTTCCACCAGCGATGTGGTTAGTGAACAATCCCAGAGCGTTGCGACCGATGCGAAATTCAACTTGCAGCAAGCAGACTCACAACAAAGTAAGGTGGAGAGAGTTGTATCTTCTATCGACTTGATGACTTCATCGGCAAAATCAATTTCAGAGCAAGTTGATACCATCGTAGAAAATGTGCGGCTCGCAAATAAAGATAGTCAGTCTGGCCTCGATATGGTTGAGAACATGAGCCAAGGGATGAGCACCTTAAACGAGAATTTAGCGCAATCTTCCGATGCTATACATCAAGTAGAGAGTGATAGTGAAGGTATTCAGAATGTGACCAAAATGATTGATGAAATCGCAGAACAAACCAATTTACTCGCTCTCAATGCAGCAATCGAAGCAGCAAGAGCTGGCGAGCAAGGACGTGGGTTTGCAGTTGTCGCAGACGAAGTACGTACACTTGCTCAACGTACCCAGAACTCTGTTAAGGATGTGGTCACTATTATTGAGCAGCTCAAAGCATCCACATCAAGTTCAGTCGAGTTAATGAGCCAAAGTCAAAACAACGCTACAGAAGTAGTTGAAAAAGCGCAAAGAGTGGGTGAAGCACTCAAAGCCATTGCCAATCAGGTACACAGTATTTCCGATCAGGCTGAGACTATTTTAACAACTTCAGGAGAGCAGGCTTCGACGGCTGAAGAGGTTGCCAAAGACACACAACAAATAAGTGAATTGAATCGTAAGAGTCGCGAAACTATCGCACAAACAGCAAACAGTGCTCAAGACCTAGAACAACAAGCATCAGATTTAAAACAGAAGGTCGGTTTCTTCCACTAG
- a CDS encoding cupin domain-containing protein: MNLLTDLPSNLKEEVFEELIRSKNIRIERIVSKGHCSPDDYWYDQDENEWVVVLSGSGVIEYEDKSKLTLNVGDYVNIPAHTKHRVHWTQPENETIWLAVFY; encoded by the coding sequence ATGAACTTACTCACTGACCTACCAAGCAACCTAAAAGAAGAAGTATTCGAAGAACTTATTCGCTCAAAAAACATTCGCATAGAACGTATTGTTTCCAAAGGACACTGCTCACCAGATGACTACTGGTACGATCAAGATGAAAACGAGTGGGTGGTTGTCTTATCTGGTTCTGGAGTGATTGAGTATGAAGACAAGTCGAAGTTAACCCTAAATGTTGGAGACTATGTCAATATACCTGCTCACACTAAACATCGTGTACATTGGACTCAGCCAGAGAACGAAACCATCTGGTTAGCTGTATTTTATTAG
- a CDS encoding PTS sugar transporter subunit IIC, translating to MNHSLARIVTSQLEQYLSPIARKLAQNVYLSALRDGFQLAMPFIFVGCMFVPIIFPPFSTPNSTFAMWWEKLALSLRPTLLPTYQLTLGVVGLIVAFGVATSLAKQYKLPQRMSGLTGCMAFLMLAGMSDPTVQSMRYLGGAGIFTALIASLYSVEVIRLCIHKKWYISMPDDVPLMTVQSFKLIIPIMIVMITLSSFNLFIANQFGLHFPQLIEEIFHPLIMASDSLTAVLISILICQLLWFVGIHGSLVVTGIMNPFWMSNLLANQDAMEAGAKALPHIYLPAFWDFFILIGGVGSTLPLIYLAMKSRSAHLRSVGKVGLIPSIFNINEPILFGFPIIMNPIFIIPFVLVPMINATIAWYLTSAGVLAKVVTMIPWSVPAPIGAAWASNGSIANALMVIFAMINAYFLYLPFFRAHEKILIAQQKERGQANEAPSI from the coding sequence ATGAACCATTCGCTGGCTAGAATTGTTACTTCTCAACTAGAGCAGTATTTATCCCCTATCGCTCGCAAGCTGGCACAAAACGTTTACCTTTCAGCGCTTAGAGATGGTTTTCAACTCGCTATGCCATTCATTTTTGTTGGCTGCATGTTTGTTCCGATTATTTTTCCTCCGTTTTCTACTCCTAATTCTACGTTTGCTATGTGGTGGGAAAAGCTCGCATTATCATTGCGACCAACGCTTTTACCAACCTATCAGTTGACCCTTGGTGTAGTGGGCTTAATTGTGGCATTTGGAGTCGCAACCAGCTTAGCAAAACAGTACAAGCTGCCACAGAGAATGTCTGGGCTAACAGGCTGTATGGCATTTTTAATGTTGGCGGGCATGTCTGATCCCACGGTTCAAAGCATGCGATATTTAGGGGGTGCTGGCATCTTCACAGCTCTTATTGCCAGCCTCTATTCTGTTGAAGTCATTCGGCTATGTATTCATAAAAAGTGGTACATTTCGATGCCAGATGATGTACCACTTATGACAGTACAAAGCTTTAAGCTAATCATCCCCATCATGATAGTCATGATTACACTCTCCTCATTCAATCTATTTATTGCTAACCAGTTTGGCTTGCACTTTCCCCAGTTAATAGAAGAAATTTTTCATCCGCTAATCATGGCATCCGACAGTTTAACCGCCGTGCTGATTTCGATTTTGATATGTCAATTACTCTGGTTTGTTGGTATTCACGGTTCACTGGTAGTGACAGGTATTATGAATCCTTTTTGGATGTCCAATTTACTAGCGAATCAAGATGCAATGGAAGCAGGAGCAAAGGCACTGCCGCATATTTATTTGCCCGCATTTTGGGACTTTTTCATTTTGATTGGTGGCGTTGGATCCACTCTTCCACTCATTTATCTAGCAATGAAAAGTCGCTCTGCGCACTTGCGCTCCGTAGGTAAAGTCGGGTTAATTCCTTCTATCTTTAACATTAACGAACCTATTTTGTTTGGCTTTCCTATTATCATGAACCCGATATTTATCATTCCTTTTGTACTGGTGCCCATGATCAACGCAACGATTGCTTGGTATTTGACTTCTGCTGGAGTCCTAGCGAAAGTCGTCACCATGATCCCCTGGTCTGTACCTGCTCCTATCGGTGCGGCTTGGGCATCCAATGGAAGTATTGCCAATGCGTTGATGGTGATCTTCGCCATGATCAATGCCTATTTCCTCTATTTGCCGTTTTTTAGAGCACACGAAAAAATACTGATTGCTCAGCAAAAAGAGCGGGGACAAGCCAATGAAGCCCCAAGTATCTGA